GTTCTTCGAATTATTGACAATCACCTTGAAAAAAGGCGTCTTAAGATTCTTATTATAACCCCAAATagattctttcaattttatttcaatatcatgCACACCTTggtaattattattcatataattaataaagcCTGACAAATGCTGATCTTTAAAAAATCCCTTTGGAACTGGAACATAGAAATAGTGCAAGAATCCAGTGACGTTACATAACACAGAATGCCCTTCTCTTGTAACCCCAAAGAACCTTGCCGATGAATTATCTCCTACAGTAGTCTCTTCGGCATCTAATTGTTGAAATGTAACATCCATAGAATGAGGATCGAAAGTTTTAGGAAGCGGAGGTCTATCCCACTTTTGATCTTCCTCATTTCCCAATTTACTAGCATTCTGGGTCATATCCAAAAGCTCTCTCTCAAATTCAGTTGGCTCTTCCGTACCATTGGGTCTCTTTACTTTCTTTAGTAATTGTTCTTGAGATTCTGAAAGCTCTATTTGCGAGCTAATCATACTCTGTGATATAGCAGGGAGAGAATGTGCTTGGTCATGATAATCGGTTTCAAGTGGTCTCTTCTCTTGTTGTGACATGGACAATGATATGGTACAtataaaaagaattagcTTGCTGAATACcagatatatttttttacGATCTGTGACGCgtcaataatatatttctatcattatcaccaaaaaaaaaatctgGCCAATTACTCGAAacttatttgaaatattaccAATTTATACctgataatattataaataagatGATATCTGATTATTACAATTTAACCATTcgtttatatatatacatacGAGACTAAAGAGATGTTAAAAAAtgtaaattattttaaagCTATTTAATGCATTAGAGTATTAGAGTTTTGCGCTAATAGAACATGACTAGATCAATCTCATGTTCTGTGTTTAATATATAGCATTTTGacatatttttcagtatttAGCCAGATACAAAGAATGGAAATAATGTAAAAATAGGGAATTTTGTGCAAAATGtgtaaaattatataaaagtATCGAATATTGCAAATACAATTCAGATGGAGATAATTTATGCTATCCACAAACCACCGGAACCAGGATTCTATAGGAAATCCCTATTTAACAAAGCCTATTTTATTGTAAAGGCTTTAAGTATCAATTATCACTTGctgcaattttttttgttagCGGCTTCCCAATTAGGAAAGAAAGATAGTCTTTAGATAACGGTCTTTTGACAGTCTTATCAGTTGATATCCTATGTACGATACAGTTAAActataaaagaattacGCATCGGATAAGTTTATGAATACGAATAATAGTATATGTTAATTATACGCAATGAATACCACCAAATCTCCTATCCATTCGGTTACTTCTCATGGCATTGCAGCCATTAGATCTCGAGCTGGGGATCACTTGAACCAAATTGTTTCCAACAGGTCTGAAATTCGTATTATAAACCAAGATGAAGCTGTCGACGAAGGTGATCTTTTAGCACAAATAGGCtataaacaagaattgaatagaTCATATAATTCTTTACAGGTCTTCGGGATagcattttcaataatgggCTTATTACCTTCTATTGCATCTACTTTAGCTACCGGCTTGGAGGCAGGTCCAGTTGGTTTAACATGGGGTTGGTTGATAAGTGggttatttattttgtgTATTGGGACCCTGATGTCTATCTTAAGTTCACTGATTCCAACGTCTGGTGGGTTGTATTATTGGACGAATTACTACGCACCAGATCTGATTAGAACTCCATTAAGTTTCATGATTGGCTGTTCAAATTCTTTAGCGTTGTGCGGAGGGATATGTCTGATCAACTACGGGTTTGCAACGGAGTTGCTTTCGgctatttatattaatcGAGATGGAAATTTTGACATTACGAATGCCAGAATATATGGAGTCTTTGCAGCTTGCGTTGTATCTCATGTTATAGTCTGTTGTACAACTACGAAACACACTGCGTCATTGCAGACATTTTCTATTTGTATAAATGTTTTCATCATcgttttattttttattgCAATTCCTGTTGGGGTGTCAAAGAACTACGAATTCAATAGCgctaatttcatttttacaGAAATAGATAACTTCAGAACATGGGATCAAGGTTGGTCTTTCATGCTTTCATGGATGCCAGCTATTTGGTAagtatattaattttttttcattttatcGAAATTACGAATTTCTAACATATTTAGGACAATCGGTGCTTACGATTCATGTTTGCATTTATCTGAAGAGGCTCTCAATCCAAGGAAATCAGTTCCTATTGGCATTTTAAGTTCCATTTTTGTTTGCTGGATAGTTGGTTGGATAATTTGTATTGTTGCTTGCGTTGCAATTAAAGATGGAGATGTAGGAGCAGTATTAGAAAGCTCAACTGGCCTGGCAATGGCTCAGATTATTTATGATGCATTAGGGAAGAGTTGGGCAGTCGCATTTATGTCTTTAATTGCGTTTGCACAATACCTCATGGGTGCTTCGATTTTAATAGCTGCTTCAAGGCAAGTATGGGCATTTGCTAGAGATGATGGGTTACCGTTTTTCCATAACTTTGTTAAGGTCATAAACCCCAAAATAAAAGTTCCAGTCAGAGCAACAATATTCAGTGGATGCTTATCGTTGATTTTAGGTTTGCTTATCTTAATTGATACCACGGCTGCAAACGCACTCTTCTCCTTAGCCGTGGCTGGAAATTATTTAGCTTGGGGAATGCCTGTTTTATTGGTGCTATTGCCTGTAGGCCGCTCAAGATTCACTCCTGGTCCTTTCTATTTAGGAAAATTCTGGACAGAGATAATTCATATCACCACCGTTTCTTGGACCGGATACGTTATAATAATGTGTATGTTCCCGGATAATAAGTCAGTTTCAAGTGAAACTATGAATTATACTTGCGTTATAAATGCTGGGATTTGGCTTCTTTCGCTCGTCTATTACTTCACCTACGGTTATAAGAAATTCTCAGGCCCCAAGACTAATCTCGATGAAGACAAAGATGATTCATTTGCTGACGTTACAGTAATTCAAAACGTGGATGAAGTTCTTAGTAAAAAAGCTTAAGTTTATCATTAACTAACTGATTATTTAATTGCATATACATATCCTTGAAATTTTCGCAACTTGAATCAGAATTATAAAGAGTATATGACCGAAAATCTTCTAAACATTGAGTGTAAAAActtctaattcatttatcaatttgtcCCTAAATGTTCTTAATGATTTCACAAATGTAGATTGAACTTCAGTATCACAAAACTCcttgattttgttgaaacTGTTCAACAAACTTTCATGCCTTCCAATCTTGCGTTTCAAACCCTCAATTTCtacagaagaattattattttcaccactaaacaaataatcattattagatgTTTCATCtgaattgttgaaaatactagaataatgataatccATCAGTATATCAAATCTATTCTCACCTGAGCTATTGCTACTAACAGGAACCATTGTGTCCTTTATACGTTTAATCCAATATTGCttgtcatcatcattatcaatagcGTCGAGTaatatcataaatatcGATAGGTTAATGAATAGCTTAGTATCTTCATTTCCGCCATTTGTCTTTTGATATGAGGTTATTTCTTCCACGATATATCTAATCAACTCGTTGTCCCTATCAATGGAAgagaatatatttaaaaattgatagTCATAAATGTTCATATTATTGACTAAATTAATCACGTTCGTTTTAAGTTGTTCATACAAATTGACTCTCTCATTCAACTTTATGCTCAAATCATTCTCCAAATACATTGGATCGACACTATTGGATACcttttcaattatatctttaattaaattagaaTTCTCCCAATTATTTAACTTCTTTAaagttgatattattgaattaccacttattttcaaaactatttgaaaaaatagCTTCGATTCACTCGTTGGCTCATCACTTTCGCCCATATtagatttaattaattcatgTAAAACTTGAACAGGTAAACAGTCTAAAGTTGGATCATCAGCCCAAATTCTCCTCAATAACCATTTAATGATATTTAAAGTACAAGGAATCAAAAACATCTGCGACAAGTAATCAATTccattatttaatatcttAATGTCGATCTTATTCGAATTGGTAGCAATAATTGACTgttgatatataatagGAAtcattttataaatttgtTTGACATTGACCGATTTGATTAAGTCATCAGAAAGcccatcattattatcatcaaacAACGCATTAATCCAATCACTAATTAAATCATTgtaatttgaaattattgtattGTCTTCTTCTGTATCGGAAGTCGATATGTTAGTCAAACTATCACATAATCTGTAGTAGAATTCATTTATGTAATCAACAATATAAGAATTAGTAACTGTAATTTGtgaataatcaattttaaagGTTTCGATAATTAGGAGTATAGCAAGAATGATAATTCCGAAGAAGGCATAAGTCTCTTGGAAgttatcatcatcgtcaacGTTAAAATCTTCATTGTCAATATAATTGATCAACTTATATAATATCGAAAAGGGTCCGCAATTCGAATTAAAACAgattaaattcaaagttGTAAGATTATTGCAAACAGATAATAGCAATCTATATagcttttcaatatttttctcATCAATTAAATGCTCGATTACCTGATCTACTGTTTCACTTAATTCTAATTGTTTAGTTGCCAGGAACTCTAGTAAACCAGGTAGGGAATTTATGTATTCGATTAACCCCGAATCTTCCAAAGTTGTGAACTctgtattaatattcaataattttgtttCGAACTCATCTCTAATTGACGTTATTTGACCAACTTGTTCAATAccattattcaagaattgatcTGTTACTGTATTGTCAGcagtaaatattttatgatATGACATCACGGGGATAAGCTTATTGTATATACAACTCTTTATAAACGTCTGGCGAAGGTCACAAATAGACAAATTATCAATGCTGAATTGTGTTAACACTTTGTTAACCGGGTCTTCAAAGGACTCAAATGCATTTATTATTGCATCATCCAAAGTTTCCTGTTTAAAACTTGAATCATTGGAGGTAGGTGCAACATGCAGCGTAGTAAATTTGATgtcatttaataaagttGGAAGTCTAGTgattataaaattcttcCAGTTAAATAAAACGTACTTTGATTCATTCGAGCAAATTGAAGTAACAATGCCTTTGAAGAAAGCGCATATTAATTCAAAGGCAAGAACATAAGGCTTCTTCAAGTTATTCAGAGAATTAGGTAAGAAGTTTTGCTCGAACTGTTTCAAAAAAACATCATTACTAAATTTCCAGTTCTTCATGATAGAATTCAACCAAAGATATCTTTTGATAACATTCAACTGAGTTGCTTTTCTAGATTTTGGATTTATCGAGGATATGTTATTGACTAATTGTATGGTGGTTGTACTTCTAATTGCTGCAATCTTTTTATCGTCTGAATCCTGAACCAGGTCAACTTGCAAGTCATCTGTATTCAATATCgatgaagtatttgatatgaaataatttaacAGGTTTCGTAAGTCACATTCTGTTAAAACGGATACAATTTTGACAGCTAATTGTTTGAAAGAACTAGTGTTTAAATGAAAAGGTGATCTCCTAATTACTGAGCACCATACCACTATTATATGATTTAACAACGAAACTTGGGTGGCCGAAATGCCTGGAAATAAACTTGATATATAACTGGAAgtatatttgaaaaagcaattatttacaatttctttgaatatatCACTAGAAGGTCTTTCTATATTTGACTTCGATAGTAAAATACTGTTTAATTCGATCATGTAGtgtatttgattttctaAAAGTATTTCAGGCAAAAATTTCCAgaatttttccaattgaCTTTCAGAAGATATCGCCAATGCTAAGATATATTCTGTTATCAAACTGCTTTCTCTTTTCGACTTATTCTTTATATCTGGTTGTAATAGATTCGacaaataatcattatcttgaataGGTGATTTTTCCTCTAATTGATTGTacaaagaaacaaaaactTTACTCGTTGAGTTCCGCTTACAACAGAGCTTCACGAGGTTATGAAGCGATACTGTTGCTGTCAGTGAAGCCATTGTTTTTTATCTGTTGATTTGTTAAActtatcttgaaattttgaaatattttgagaGCGCttttttggaaaatttggGTTCATTTtgttatataataaatttataaataacGAAGCATAAATACACATATAATCCTATAAACAAAACCTCTATATCCCTTAATTAGTAATTTTAAACGCAACATTCTATGAATTTGTACGAATATTTCAATCAAAACAGCAAACACCAGCATGTACATATAAAAGCAAAAAACAAACCAACGACTTATGGACGAAAATATTAGTCCAATAAATCTAATACATAAAGaattaacaatataaaaaatCTTATCACCACATTGAGCCACCAAagttattttgaatagaaaTCTTACTTTCAGATTTAGAATctaaatttgcaaaattagAAGGCATCATAGATGAAGACGACGTAGAAGGGTTAGCACCccaaattgaagaatgatTAATAGCGTTTGTATTTGAGCTATTAACAGGCCAGTtgcttgaaatatttttaccACCTGATAATAAAGATGGTGACTCCAAAAAGTTGGTTGTAACAGGATTATTGGAGTTAACTGAATTTACAGCATTTGCTCCTGAACTTGAAGTGGACAAGAATAAGTTTGGAGGTGAATTGTTACTAGCCTTACTCGATGATGCCGTAGCTTGAGATTGCAACGAAGTTGGTGAGCTGGACTTGATTTTGCTATTATCAGAAGCCATAGgatcaaaaataaaaccAGGCATTCGAGGCTGAgaaagattttgaagttgAGGCTGAAGATGTGATTGAAGTGCATGATTTTGTGGATCAATAGCTGGCAGTTGATTTAGCGGCCCAGCCGTGGGAGATGAGACCGAATTGTTACTACCGTTTGAtgtaatgaaattattctgAAAATCATAGGGTAATGGAGCACTTTTCTCTGACATCAATGAGGAGGAAGAGGACAATTCCCCTTGGTCTTTATTGAAGCTCATACCCTGCGCATGGAACACATATGGATTGATATCTTTATATTGCTGTTGTTGAGATTGTTGATGGGATTGTTGTTGAAGCATATAAttttgctgttgttgttgaacaGCAGCAGCCGCTGCAACCGCAGCTAAAGCATACTTGTTTTGCAGATTCTGATTACTTGAGTGGTTGTGGGGGTTATTATTACCActgttattattgtaaCCAGAGCGGTGAACGTTGATATATTGATTAGAATTCAGCAGCATCTTGGAAAGATTTAAAATAGCCTTATCGATGATTTCTAATTGACTATTGAACGGAaccaat
This is a stretch of genomic DNA from Debaryomyces hansenii CBS767 chromosome G complete sequence. It encodes these proteins:
- a CDS encoding DEHA2G22330p (similar to uniprot|P32837 Saccharomyces cerevisiae YDL210W UGA4 Permease that serves as a gamma-aminobutyrate (GABA) transport protein involved in the utilization of GABA as a nitrogen source), with protein sequence MNTTKSPIHSVTSHGIAAIRSRAGDHLNQIVSNRSEIRIINQDEAVDEGDLLAQIGYKQELNRSYNSLQVFGIAFSIMGLLPSIASTLATGLEAGPVGLTWGWLISGLFILCIGTSMSILSSSIPTSGGLYYWTNYYAPDSIRTPLSFMIGCSNSLALCGGICSINYGFATELLSAIYINRDGNFDITNARIYGVFAACVVSHVIVCCTTTKHTASLQTFSICINVFIIVLFFIAIPVGVSKNYEFNSANFIFTEIDNFRTWDQGWSFMLSWMPAIWTIGAYDSCLHLSEEALNPRKSVPIGILSSIFVCWIVGWIICIVACVAIKDGDVGAVLESSTGSAMAQIIYDALGKSWAVAFMSLIAFAQYLMGASILIAASRQVWAFARDDGLPFFHNFVKVINPKIKVPVRATIFSGCLSLILGLLILIDTTAANALFSLAVAGNYLAWGMPVLLVLLPVGRSRFTPGPFYLGKFWTEIIHITTVSWTGYVIIMCMFPDNKSVSSETMNYTCVINAGIWLLSLVYYFTYGYKKFSGPKTNLDEDKDDSFADVTVIQNVDEVLSKKA
- a CDS encoding DEHA2G22352p (weakly similar to uniprot|P53114 Saccharomyces cerevisiae YGL151W NUT1 protein), translating into MASSTATVSLHNLVKLCCKRNSTSKVFVSLYNQLEEKSPIQDNDYLSNLLQPDIKNKSKRESSLITEYILALAISSESQLEKFWKFLPEILLENQIHYMIELNSILLSKSNIERPSSDIFKEIVNNCFFKYTSSYISSLFPGISATQVSLLNHIIVVWCSVIRRSPFHLNTSSFKQLAVKIVSVLTECDLRNSLNYFISNTSSILNTDDLQVDSVQDSDDKKIAAIRSTTTIQLVNNISSINPKSRKATQLNVIKRYLWLNSIMKNWKFSNDVFLKQFEQNFLPNSSNNLKKPYVLAFELICAFFKGIVTSICSNESKYVLFNWKNFIITRLPTLLNDIKFTTSHVAPTSNDSSFKQETLDDAIINAFESFEDPVNKVLTQFSIDNLSICDLRQTFIKSCIYNKLIPVMSYHKIFTADNTVTDQFLNNGIEQVGQITSIRDEFETKLLNINTEFTTLEDSGLIEYINSLPGLLEFSATKQLELSETVDQVIEHLIDEKNIEKLYRLLLSVCNNLTTLNLICFNSNCGPFSILYKLINYIDNEDFNVDDDDNFQETYAFFGIIILAILLIIETFKIDYSQITVTNSYIVDYINEFYYRLCDSLTNISTSDTEEDNTIISNYNDLISDWINALFDDNNDGLSDDLIKSVNVKQIYKMIPIIYQQSIIATNSNKIDIKILNNGIDYLSQMFLIPCTLNIIKWLLRRIWADDPTLDCLPVQVLHELIKSNMGESDEPTSESKLFFQIVLKISGNSIISTLKKLNNWENSNLIKDIIEKVSNSVDPMYLENDLSIKLNERVNLYEQLKTNVINLVNNMNIYDYQFLNIFSSIDRDNELIRYIVEEITSYQKTNGGNEDTKLFINLSIFMILLDAIDNDDDKQYWIKRIKDTMVPVSSNSSGENRFDISMDYHYSSIFNNSDETSNNDYLFSGENNNSSVEIEGLKRKIGRHESLLNSFNKIKEFCDTEVQSTFVKSLRTFRDKLINELEVFTLNV
- a CDS encoding DEHA2G22374p (conserved hypothetical protein); its protein translation is MSSSVTTSSTTTPAYAKRKLELVPFNSQLEIIDKAILNLSKMSSNSNQYINVHRSGYNNNSGNNNPHNHSSNQNSQNKYALAAVAAAAAVQQQQQNYMLQQQSHQQSQQQQYKDINPYVFHAQGMSFNKDQGELSSSSSLMSEKSAPLPYDFQNNFITSNGSNNSVSSPTAGPLNQSPAIDPQNHALQSHLQPQLQNLSQPRMPGFIFDPMASDNSKIKSSSPTSLQSQATASSSKASNNSPPNLFLSTSSSGANAVNSVNSNNPVTTNFLESPSLLSGGKNISSNWPVNSSNTNAINHSSIWGANPSTSSSSMMPSNFANLDSKSESKISIQNNFGGSMW